A genome region from Acidimicrobiia bacterium includes the following:
- the obgE gene encoding GTPase ObgE, producing MFVDQVQVHLRAGNGGAGVVSYVRSRGKPKGKPIGGSGGSGGDVYIAADEAIATLLIYQRNPHHSAKDGTHGRGDLQHGRRGEDLILKVPLGTTVYDEDGTMIADLVKHGQMVKALEGGRGGGGNAAFISSKRRAPAFAEQGEYGDAASFTLEVRLLADAALIGFPNAGKSTLISAISAAKPKIADYPFTTLEPNLGVVSIGKREFVVADIPGLIEGASEGRGLGHEFLRHVERARALIVLLDPSPLQVVSPEEQYSVLLEELERHSADLIERPRVVALSKSDLAADDFDTEALASALGESVVFAISAVVHRGIEPFLHAVADAVDRAVREEPGREGFILHRPVREGFEVFATPTGWEVTGRAAERAIRLDDLTVPQTADFVARRLERIGVDAALREAGAVTGDEVRIGELVFEYSDPDDEETDGGEEE from the coding sequence GTGTTCGTCGATCAGGTACAAGTTCACCTCCGCGCCGGCAATGGCGGTGCGGGGGTGGTTTCTTATGTGCGGTCGCGGGGCAAGCCCAAGGGCAAGCCGATCGGTGGATCGGGCGGCTCCGGCGGCGACGTCTATATCGCAGCTGATGAAGCGATTGCAACGCTGCTGATCTATCAACGAAATCCCCATCATTCCGCCAAGGACGGCACCCACGGCCGGGGTGACCTCCAGCACGGCCGTCGGGGTGAGGACCTGATCCTCAAAGTTCCGCTCGGCACGACCGTGTACGACGAAGATGGCACGATGATTGCCGATCTCGTCAAACACGGGCAAATGGTCAAGGCGCTCGAAGGTGGGCGCGGTGGCGGGGGCAACGCAGCCTTCATCTCGTCTAAACGGCGGGCACCGGCCTTCGCCGAACAAGGTGAATACGGTGATGCGGCTTCGTTCACGCTCGAGGTGCGCCTGCTCGCCGACGCGGCGCTCATCGGCTTTCCGAACGCCGGCAAGAGCACTCTGATATCTGCCATCAGCGCCGCGAAGCCGAAGATAGCCGACTATCCGTTCACCACACTCGAGCCCAATCTCGGTGTTGTTTCGATCGGCAAGCGGGAGTTCGTGGTCGCCGACATTCCGGGACTCATCGAGGGGGCATCCGAAGGGCGAGGCCTTGGTCACGAGTTTCTCCGGCATGTCGAGCGGGCTCGTGCGTTGATCGTTCTTCTCGACCCGTCGCCGCTCCAGGTCGTGTCACCGGAGGAGCAATACAGCGTGCTGCTCGAGGAACTGGAGCGCCACTCGGCCGACCTGATCGAGAGGCCCCGTGTCGTCGCATTGTCCAAATCAGATTTGGCAGCGGACGATTTCGACACCGAAGCTCTCGCTTCTGCACTCGGCGAATCCGTCGTCTTTGCGATTTCCGCGGTTGTCCATCGTGGCATCGAGCCGTTCCTGCACGCGGTGGCCGATGCCGTCGATCGCGCCGTTCGCGAAGAACCGGGTCGAGAAGGATTCATACTGCATCGTCCCGTCAGGGAGGGCTTCGAGGTATTCGCGACCCCGACCGGCTGGGAAGTGACGGGGCGCGCCGCAGAGCGGGCAATCCGCCTCGATGATCTGACCGTTCCGCAAACGGCCGACTTCGTCGCTCGCCGTTTGGAACGCATCGGCGTCGACGCCGCCCTCCGGGAGGCCGGCGCAGTCACGGGCGACGAAGTGCGTATCGGGGAGCTGGTGTTCGAGTACTCGGATCCCGATGATGAGGAGACCGACGGCGGGGAAGAAGAGTGA
- a CDS encoding TrkA family potassium uptake protein translates to MRIVIIGGGKVGGFLARQLREAGHTITVIELNESNAEELAADADVLCLLGDGTDVALLRRAETQRADYLLALTGRDEDNLVACQLAKAAFGTPRVLARLNDPRNRRTFDALQVPVVGFTDVVAKVISSELDVGELARVALLDRGDVSLLEIVIPDDLPPREVDSLSLPPSSILVAVRRDGAVLVPGPETMIQAGDRVLAVTRTETEEGVRDALVRMTPASGQREDANTAILEGKGIEISGAPGTPESPGEGNG, encoded by the coding sequence GTGCGAATCGTGATCATCGGAGGCGGAAAGGTCGGCGGGTTCCTCGCCAGACAGCTACGCGAGGCGGGCCACACGATCACGGTGATCGAGCTCAATGAGTCGAACGCCGAGGAACTCGCCGCCGACGCGGACGTCCTGTGCCTCCTTGGAGACGGAACCGACGTTGCACTCCTGAGGAGAGCCGAAACCCAGCGAGCCGACTACCTGCTGGCGCTGACCGGCCGCGACGAAGACAACCTGGTTGCATGCCAGCTCGCCAAAGCTGCCTTCGGAACCCCGAGGGTGCTTGCCAGGCTCAACGACCCCCGTAACCGTCGCACGTTCGACGCGCTCCAGGTTCCGGTCGTCGGCTTCACCGACGTGGTGGCAAAGGTGATCAGCAGCGAACTGGACGTCGGTGAACTGGCGCGCGTTGCCCTGCTCGATCGCGGAGACGTCAGTCTGCTCGAGATCGTCATACCCGATGATCTTCCGCCCCGCGAGGTCGATTCACTGAGCCTGCCGCCGTCGAGCATCCTCGTCGCGGTTCGCCGGGACGGCGCGGTGCTGGTTCCCGGCCCGGAGACCATGATTCAGGCCGGGGATCGGGTTCTCGCCGTCACCAGAACAGAGACGGAGGAAGGCGTGAGGGATGCTCTGGTCAGGATGACCCCCGCCTCGGGTCAGAGAGAAGACGCCAACACCGCAATACTCGAAGGAAAGGGAATCGAGATCTCCGGTGCGCCGGGAACACCGGAAAGCCCGGGTGAGGGAAATGGCTAG
- the rpmA gene encoding 50S ribosomal protein L27 produces MSKTKAGGSTKNGRDSKAKRLGPKVFDGHVVNAGAIIVRQRGTRIHPGENVGRGRDDTLFAMAPGVVKYHASHGRRLVSVLPE; encoded by the coding sequence AACCAAAGCTGGAGGCTCGACCAAGAACGGTCGGGATTCAAAGGCGAAGCGCCTCGGTCCGAAGGTATTCGACGGCCACGTTGTCAACGCCGGCGCGATCATCGTGCGCCAGCGCGGAACCCGGATTCATCCCGGTGAGAATGTCGGCCGCGGTCGCGATGACACGCTGTTTGCCATGGCTCCGGGTGTCGTCAAATACCACGCCAGTCACGGACGCCGTCTCGTGAGCGTTCTCCCCGAGTAG
- a CDS encoding potassium transporter TrkG — protein MLIRPQSSDIKLVGFQLGRVLYVVGIAGIIPLVWAIIDRDWHSASSFIFMIGLALAIAASVERFRPKEEHAGWHHGMVTVALVWLVVPALGAIPLALSRHYGRPLDAFFDAMSGVTTTGLALIQDVDHLASSINVWRSALQFLGGQGIVLAALMFFGGGGVLALYHGEARDERIFPSVGSTARFIWSVSLFHAVFGITALWAVGSFILGFHPMRSLLHAITIFMSAFDTGGFAPMSTSIGYYHSVTYESVIGVLMVAGALSFGAHYALWRGPRNLLRNLEARTILTTFAGTLIIALFGLAATGLYTDGLSLGRQGFFQLLSAHTGTGFSTVPPADLIRWSGLAFGGITIAMALGGMGSSTAGGVKALRIGLTVRSLWNTVKEALLPEGSVISNRYSQGSPKVLHPELAQSVMTISLLYVGLYLLGTAVGIAYGVPLQQAMFESVSAGASVGLSVGVVDPTMPVILELVYVLQMWIGRLEFVAVFALVGFVVSWVVGE, from the coding sequence GTGCTGATCCGTCCGCAATCCTCCGACATCAAACTGGTCGGCTTCCAGCTCGGCAGGGTTCTCTATGTTGTCGGAATCGCCGGCATAATCCCGCTCGTCTGGGCAATCATCGATCGAGATTGGCATTCCGCCTCCTCGTTCATCTTCATGATCGGTTTGGCACTTGCCATCGCCGCCTCTGTGGAGAGGTTCCGTCCCAAAGAAGAGCACGCCGGCTGGCATCACGGCATGGTCACAGTCGCGCTCGTGTGGCTGGTGGTCCCGGCCCTCGGCGCCATTCCGCTGGCGCTGAGCCGCCACTACGGCCGCCCGCTGGACGCCTTCTTCGATGCGATGAGCGGCGTCACAACCACCGGCCTGGCCTTGATTCAGGATGTTGATCACCTCGCCTCCTCGATCAACGTGTGGCGAAGCGCCCTGCAGTTCCTCGGCGGCCAGGGGATCGTTCTGGCGGCCCTGATGTTCTTCGGTGGAGGCGGCGTACTGGCGCTCTACCACGGTGAGGCTCGGGACGAGCGCATCTTCCCCTCGGTTGGCTCGACGGCTCGCTTCATCTGGTCGGTCAGCCTCTTCCATGCCGTGTTCGGCATCACCGCACTGTGGGCCGTGGGATCGTTCATCCTGGGGTTTCATCCGATGCGTTCGCTTCTGCATGCGATAACCATCTTCATGTCGGCCTTCGATACCGGAGGATTCGCCCCGATGAGCACGAGCATCGGCTACTACCACTCGGTGACCTACGAGTCCGTGATCGGGGTTCTGATGGTGGCCGGGGCATTGTCGTTCGGCGCCCATTACGCGCTGTGGAGAGGGCCCCGCAACCTGCTGCGCAACCTGGAAGCCCGCACGATCCTCACGACTTTCGCCGGGACCCTCATCATCGCGCTGTTCGGCCTCGCAGCTACCGGGTTGTACACGGACGGACTCTCTCTCGGTCGACAGGGGTTCTTCCAACTCCTCTCCGCACATACGGGTACCGGCTTTTCGACCGTGCCGCCGGCGGACCTGATCCGATGGAGTGGTCTCGCCTTCGGAGGAATCACGATTGCCATGGCTCTGGGAGGAATGGGTTCATCCACCGCAGGAGGGGTCAAGGCTCTGAGGATCGGCCTCACGGTGCGTTCTCTGTGGAATACCGTCAAGGAAGCTCTGCTTCCCGAAGGGTCGGTCATCTCTAATCGCTACTCGCAGGGAAGCCCCAAGGTGCTGCATCCGGAACTGGCCCAGTCGGTCATGACGATCTCCCTTCTCTACGTCGGCCTGTACCTCCTGGGAACAGCAGTCGGGATCGCATACGGTGTGCCGCTCCAGCAGGCCATGTTCGAGTCGGTGAGTGCAGGGGCCTCCGTCGGCCTATCGGTAGGAGTTGTGGACCCGACGATGCCGGTCATCCTGGAACTGGTCTACGTTCTACAGATGTGGATCGGCCGCCTCGAGTTCGTCGCCGTGTTCGCCCTCGTCGGGTTCGTCGTCAGCTGGGTGGTAGGCGAATGA
- the proB gene encoding glutamate 5-kinase has protein sequence MTGHRPIAGGARIVVKVGSSSLTLRQGGIDDRAIARTVEMIGEGWKAGHPTVLVTSGAVAAGLPALGLSERPRDLPGLQVAASVGQGRLMERYTSEFSQRGMVAGQVLLTKDILANRDQYLHARQALERMLSVGVVPIVNENDTVAVEELRLGDNDRLAAIVSHLIGAGLLLLLTDTAGLYSSDPRLADDAELLAAVRHTDDVLDSVARGSSGPFGSGGVATKVAAARMAAWSGIPTIITSAGDDSVLGTALSGKSRGTWVEPHPSGLSARKLWIAFGLPSSGSITIDPGAVRAVVQDGASLLAVGVAEARGDFIAGDAVEVFDGTGRLLAKGQVQVGAADFQRAAGAGEREGMIVIHRDQLVVLAHGR, from the coding sequence GTGACCGGCCATCGCCCGATCGCCGGCGGGGCGCGTATTGTGGTGAAGGTAGGTTCTTCGAGCCTGACGTTGCGCCAGGGTGGAATCGACGATCGGGCTATCGCCCGGACGGTCGAGATGATCGGCGAAGGCTGGAAGGCCGGACATCCGACGGTTCTGGTCACGTCGGGCGCCGTTGCCGCCGGGCTGCCCGCACTCGGGTTGAGTGAACGCCCGAGAGACCTTCCCGGGCTCCAGGTCGCCGCATCTGTCGGACAGGGCCGCCTCATGGAGCGCTACACGTCGGAGTTCTCACAGCGAGGGATGGTGGCCGGTCAGGTTCTCTTGACCAAAGACATCCTGGCCAATCGCGATCAATACCTGCATGCCCGTCAGGCTCTCGAACGGATGCTCAGCGTTGGTGTCGTCCCGATCGTGAACGAGAACGACACGGTGGCGGTGGAGGAACTTCGCCTGGGGGACAACGACAGGCTCGCCGCCATCGTCTCGCATCTGATCGGCGCCGGGCTGCTCCTCTTGCTCACAGACACCGCCGGCTTGTATTCGTCTGATCCGCGTCTGGCGGACGATGCCGAACTTCTCGCCGCCGTCAGGCACACGGACGATGTGCTCGATTCGGTGGCGCGCGGATCGTCCGGCCCGTTCGGCTCGGGTGGAGTGGCGACCAAAGTCGCCGCGGCGCGGATGGCTGCCTGGTCTGGGATTCCCACCATCATCACCTCGGCAGGCGATGATTCCGTCCTGGGTACTGCACTGTCCGGCAAGTCACGGGGGACATGGGTCGAGCCGCACCCGAGCGGATTGTCCGCCCGCAAACTGTGGATCGCCTTTGGGCTCCCTTCTTCCGGATCGATCACGATCGATCCGGGGGCGGTTCGAGCCGTTGTGCAAGACGGTGCTTCATTGCTGGCCGTCGGGGTCGCTGAGGCGCGCGGCGACTTCATCGCCGGCGATGCCGTCGAAGTTTTCGACGGAACCGGGAGGCTGCTTGCCAAGGGCCAGGTCCAGGTCGGTGCTGCCGATTTCCAACGTGCAGCCGGTGCGGGTGAGCGCGAGGGAATGATCGTGATTCACCGGGACCAGCTGGTCGTATTGGCGCATGGCCGTTAG
- a CDS encoding TrkH family potassium uptake protein, with translation MSSPATAGAAQQDSMGRRLSFIIGAVVAASGLAMVPAALVSAGYQEWAEAGQILAAAAVTIVVGLFAWRIIGKHGVLTTKEGFAAVGLAWFVMAFFGTLPYLFTGSITSLTDAFFETAAGFTTTGASIIADPAELSHGVLIWRAGTQWLGGMGVIVLSIAILPLLGVGGVQLARAESPGPQPDRLTPRFRETAKRLWWIYVAFTVLEILMLWAGDMNLFQAVAHSFTTMSTGGFSTEATSISGFSPYTQWVITAFMFIAGASFALHFRALRRPGEYLRNAEFRLYALLLFVAIAVVSFGIWTTDMWHGSLRDAAFTTTSIMTTTGYATADFGSWAPGLQILIVGLMFLGGSSGSTAGGVKTFRVAVLTRAAAADLRRLVHPRSVLITRFGGKAVSDPIVGSVQSFFLFYMFLFMTGTVLLGLIESRLGTGLDLITSTSAVASSLGNIGPGLGLVGPTSNFMAVPNVGKWLLSFLMIAGRLEIFPVLLLFTRDLWRR, from the coding sequence ATGTCGTCACCAGCCACCGCGGGCGCTGCACAGCAGGACTCGATGGGACGCCGATTGTCGTTCATCATCGGGGCGGTGGTGGCGGCGAGCGGATTGGCCATGGTGCCCGCCGCGCTCGTCTCAGCTGGATACCAGGAGTGGGCGGAAGCCGGTCAGATTCTCGCCGCGGCTGCGGTGACCATCGTGGTCGGACTCTTCGCCTGGCGCATCATCGGAAAGCACGGCGTCCTCACCACCAAGGAGGGCTTCGCCGCCGTTGGGCTCGCCTGGTTCGTGATGGCTTTCTTCGGAACGCTCCCGTATCTGTTCACCGGATCGATCACCAGTCTCACCGACGCATTCTTCGAGACCGCAGCCGGATTCACCACGACGGGCGCCTCGATCATCGCCGATCCTGCCGAGCTGTCCCACGGCGTCCTGATCTGGAGGGCCGGTACCCAATGGTTGGGCGGAATGGGCGTGATCGTCCTGTCGATTGCCATCCTCCCTCTTCTCGGTGTCGGCGGAGTTCAACTGGCCAGGGCCGAGTCTCCCGGGCCGCAACCCGACAGGTTGACACCGCGTTTTCGAGAGACGGCCAAGCGCCTCTGGTGGATATACGTGGCCTTCACCGTGCTCGAGATCCTGATGCTCTGGGCCGGGGACATGAATCTGTTTCAGGCGGTGGCCCACTCTTTCACGACGATGTCGACCGGTGGTTTCAGTACGGAAGCAACCTCGATCAGCGGCTTCAGCCCCTACACGCAGTGGGTCATCACCGCTTTCATGTTCATCGCCGGAGCATCCTTCGCCCTGCACTTCCGCGCCTTGCGAAGACCCGGGGAATACCTCCGCAACGCCGAGTTTCGCCTCTATGCCCTACTGCTCTTCGTGGCGATCGCGGTCGTCTCGTTCGGAATCTGGACGACGGACATGTGGCATGGATCGTTGCGAGATGCCGCGTTCACGACCACTTCGATAATGACTACAACCGGATACGCGACCGCGGACTTCGGGTCCTGGGCACCCGGCCTCCAGATCCTCATCGTCGGACTGATGTTCCTGGGCGGCAGCTCTGGTTCAACGGCGGGCGGTGTGAAGACTTTCCGCGTCGCCGTCCTCACCCGGGCCGCGGCAGCCGACCTGCGCCGACTCGTCCATCCGCGCTCTGTTCTCATCACCCGCTTCGGAGGAAAAGCGGTGTCCGACCCGATTGTCGGATCAGTCCAATCCTTCTTCCTGTTCTACATGTTCCTGTTCATGACGGGAACGGTTCTCCTCGGCCTCATCGAATCGCGCCTGGGCACCGGCCTGGACCTCATCACTTCGACGTCCGCGGTCGCTTCGAGTCTGGGCAATATCGGGCCCGGCCTCGGACTGGTCGGCCCAACCTCCAACTTCATGGCCGTTCCGAACGTTGGCAAGTGGCTTCTCTCGTTCCTGATGATTGCCGGTCGCCTCGAGATCTTCCCCGTGCTCTTGCTGTTCACTCGTGACCTCTGGCGACGGTAG
- a CDS encoding NAD-binding protein: protein MRIVIAGCGRVGANVAKMLVGAGHDVTVVDRSEEALETLGRAFNGTVVLGEAYDVDTLREAGIELADVFLAVTDSDNANLMASEVAKAVFDVPRSIARLYDPAREETYHALDIHHVTGTKLIANVLYEQIMDEEFAFHVTFPKGDVEVVEFHLSEAADGMRVDQLEIDHELRIAAIQRGEVTVIPKDELKLRGGDLVVAAAREGVRSRIHKYVTEKDR, encoded by the coding sequence ATGCGAATCGTGATCGCGGGCTGCGGGCGGGTCGGCGCCAACGTGGCGAAGATGCTGGTCGGAGCCGGGCATGACGTCACGGTCGTCGACCGAAGCGAAGAGGCGCTCGAAACCCTCGGACGCGCCTTCAACGGGACCGTCGTTCTCGGGGAAGCATACGATGTCGACACGTTGCGAGAGGCCGGCATCGAACTCGCCGATGTGTTCCTGGCGGTGACGGATTCCGACAACGCCAACCTCATGGCAAGCGAGGTGGCCAAAGCCGTATTCGACGTGCCCCGGTCGATCGCACGCCTCTACGACCCTGCCCGCGAAGAGACCTACCACGCTCTCGACATTCACCACGTGACCGGGACCAAACTGATCGCCAACGTGCTCTATGAGCAGATCATGGACGAAGAGTTCGCCTTCCACGTCACTTTCCCGAAGGGCGACGTCGAAGTGGTCGAGTTCCACCTTTCGGAGGCCGCCGACGGCATGCGGGTGGATCAGCTCGAGATCGACCACGAACTGCGGATAGCCGCCATCCAGCGTGGTGAGGTGACCGTGATCCCGAAAGACGAGCTGAAGCTGCGCGGCGGCGATCTGGTGGTGGCCGCCGCTCGCGAGGGCGTCCGCAGCCGGATCCACAAGTACGTGACCGAGAAAGACCGCTGA